CTAGGCAACAGTGATTGTGATGCAATCGTAGATGACATGTTCGGAATCTGAAAGTAGAATACAAATGAGAAATTCATTGCAATGTTAGCACACCTCTTTAACTAACATCGCTCTATTGTGACTCATTTCTTTCTAAGCTTGCTAATGCAGAACAGATGCTGCAACTTAAGAACCAGACAACCAAGCGAGAAAGGGGAAAACATGCAGAAGTAATGATTAAAAAGACGGATCGACTCAAATGCCAATTAAGATGAGATATTTCCTTTTTTAGAAAGTATCCAAGATTTATTTGAACTAAAACAATACTCTGGAACTCTTACCCTCATCAGCAATACAAGGAACATTACCTTTATACCATCCCTAGAATGTGCTCTTAAAGAGCTGTATTTTATTGTGGAATCGTATTGCAGAAGCAATGAAATCggggaaaaacaaaacaaaaatgaaaaatgaagtcGAACCATTTGAGAGTTCGGCGATGATTGAGCAGCGCTGAACAGTGCATTATTAGCAGTTCCAGCAAGCTGGCTTAAATGATTCCTTAAATTTCCTTGGTTGAGTTGGTTTTGCCCAACAGCGTGCTGCATTTGCCCAGATTGCAATTGCCTACCTTGGAATTGCTGGTTTCCTAATGGTTGAGAATATTGCATCTGGTGTTGCCCATGTACCAAAATTTGCTTCTCAGTAGAGAGAATCAACACAAtatattaagaaaaaataaaaatatatttgtaGACTTACCGTTTGGAATTTCTGAGAAGTTCCTGACAAATCATGCATCTGTTGTGACAGCTGGGTCTGCCAACAAAAAGCAAAAGCAGGTAATGGTAGATGAGATAGAAGGATTTTGCTTTTATTATTAAGAAATGAGACTAAACCATAATGCAAGACTATTGAAAGCCATGGTTTACGAGAAATGAACTGGATTAATTGTGCAAACCCTAGAATGCTTGATTAGCAAATTAATTAATGAAGTTGGCGTGAATATAAAATTCTAACTGTTACTAGATTCTTAACCCCTGAACCCTTGGCTTGTTACTTTTTCCAGATTGTTTGAATAAAAAAGACTAGTCAAACTCAGAGTTGGGAATTTTATGGTTTGCGCAATAAATCTAAATTAGTCTAAGCTAATCTTCGATTAGAATAAGTTATGTCGGATAAGTAATCCGTATTAAGGCGTTTATGGCTTAAATTTAATCATGCACTGTGACTAGCTTAAGGTTAATGATAGATTAAAGCTAACTTGTGCGCTGTACCATGCCGCCATGTGGTGCGTCTCTCAACTTATGATGGAAAGGTTAGAGAgacatgtggcaagcatgacAAAGACTCTCGTCTAGCCTCTCGCAATAACGAAATCAGTTTTATACATCATTCAAGCATgaagaaatagaagtagaagTTCAAGTCAAAAGACCAAATAAGTTagcttctttatcttcttcacggtgtGTGTGGTTCATGAAGCTGTGTGTGCTGTTTGTGATACTGTTCAATTTAGTTGAAGTAAGAACTGAGAACACGGTATTCCCAAGTCTTCAGAGAATGAATACGTAAAAAAGTTATGATTATTAATAAATTCTATATAAAGGgtataatttgttttgatatgcacGGTGTCTGTACTATGCATGATACCAATATTTTGAGCCGCAGAACATGTTAATACCAGGGATAGATCTGTTATCTGCATATGGTTAAGTTGATCTCATGTTTAGGTCTAAATAATGATAAATAAAGAGGGAAACTGAACCCATTGCCATATcgatcaaacaaacaaaaaaaaaagtgtgataCAATTAGGCAAGCTTTACTCTAACCTAGATTTGCAATTTATTTAGACAGGTGTGATGGTTTTGATGAGATGGGtttatttcatttttcttcttacaACTCTCGTTTGGCTTTACTTGAGTCATTGGTCATAAAATGCGTACCTGTCCCACTCCTCCTTGCCCCACATTCTGCCTAAGCGCCTGTTGGGCAAAAAGTTGCTGCTGGTGGGGAGGTAACTGCTGCATCATTTTCTGCCTTtgaagttgttgctgctgctgaagttgttgttgttgctgctgctgctgaagttgttgttgatgcagctgttgttgttgtgtttgttgcTGAGGAGAAGGTGCATTCATTATGTTTGTGCCAGACCTGGGTGAGTTCGCATATGGCAGAGGCGAAGTGGTTGTATTATCAAATGAAGCAGCTCCAGTCATACCAGGTGATGGAATTGATCTCCCTATAATTTGTGCTGCGGTAGACTGCAAAAGTATGCTCGATTAAGAACACTTGAGTAATGTATATTGAAACAACTTTACTTATTATAATAAATTTTAAGAAGCAGATAACACTTGAAAATAACTGTTCAAGAGTCGAGAAAAGATTGATGTGCTTCATGTGTACTGTTCCTTAACGGCGGAAATAACTATGTTAAAAAGCCAAGAAAGATTGATCTCGTCCATTTGTACCATTCATTAACGGCTTAAAGGAAAAAGTATCCCAACGTAAGCTTGATATAAAATTAGTAATAGCATGTGTAAAAACTAAGAACCATGTAAAGTATGAAAATGCTGTCTTTAGCTTAATTAATATCGAATAGTCAGCAAATGCATAGCTGAAACAGACAACATAGAAGCACTAGAAATGTCACATAGAAGTTATTTAACCTGTAGAAGTGCTCCTTGGCTGTTAACATTATTAGATGTTGGAGTGTTCTTTGAGTACATGCCTGAAAAGTTAAGAATTTGAGTGTCACCACAAAGTCATCGACTGTATGAATTTAACTATAATTCAGGCAAATTCTGACACTTCAGATTAACAATAAGGAGCAACAGAGCGTTTACCAGAAGCATCGGGAAAATTCTGTGGACCGTCTCCAACAGTAAGCACATCTATGAGATGCACTGGAAGGGAAGCTGGGAGTTGCCTTTGATCTACTTGCATTCGCGATCCTGAAAAGTATGGCAGTTGGCGAACTTACAAGAAAAGTAAAAAACACGGCCATACCTCCACAATGAAATTTTAGTTGATCAACGCCTTAAAAAACAGTGTATGTGCCTCATATCATCTCGAATCTTCTTACGAATAGTTTAGAAAATATTGATTTAGATAACAAATCAATATGTGAGGTTAGTCTTTTTCTTGCCTGCCTTTCCGATAAACTTTACTATTCTATACTACAGTTGTATAACACTAAAGtaaactttctttttcttctcacgAGTCATGAAAATAACAAGCAACAGAGCATACAGAACACGTCTTTGAACAAAATTAGAAAATAAGGAGTTGTGAAAGGGTTTCACCAGAATTTACGGCCGCTCGGAGTAAATTCTCCTGCTCTTGGATTTTGGCAGCTTGAACTTTATCAATAGTTGGAACAACTGATTGTACCTGACGAGCTCCCAAACCATACGCCTTCCGGGTATCAGCTATGACCTTTTCAGCACTTTCGCATGCAGCTCCAATCATCTCAATTCTGGCCTGCACTATTGACGATAGCTTATTTCATGATGCAAGAAACCCCAAAAGGACACAGACAAAAGAATTTCAGAAAATAAAACTCCATCCCACCTTTATCTTTtcaatttgtttgagtatagGGAGATTCTGCATTCCAATCAATAACTGTTCTCTCTTAGAATTGTCCTCTACTTCCATCTCAGGCAACAGCTTTGATGATAGCATCACCGGTAGTACTGCCACCAATTTTTTTGTTAGaaacacaaaagcaattcattataaAAGTTAATATATGTGAAGAGGTTACACCAAGCAATTAAACCTCATTGTAAAAATGGTACTCTCTCCTCCACCCCACCCCCACCTCACCACCAAACTAAAATCTAAATGCTGCCAGCCATGTAGACTAAAAATAAAATCAGGCATTGGTTCATTGGGATTAATCAGTAAAGAACTTTTTGGGCCATGTAGACTCTATGAAGATAGTCTAAAGAAGAAGATAACAGTGGAAATTACTCAACCATTCTTCAGATCATCAAGGTTAATGAAGGGGATAGAACCATTCCGCCATTGTATAAAACCCCTTGACACCTCACTTTTCTTCTCAGCTAATCATAGTAAAAAAGACTACTCAACATTGAGAAACCAATACTATTCCCAACATTATGCATAACAAAGTCCTAACCGTGTAATTCGCAGCAACTTTTTGCCGCAAACAATAATCAAACCGTACAAAGTCAAGAAACTAGCCATTTCCAAAGTGCGGACACTAGATGCATAAACAAGTTCGAGCTATGAAGAAGATACTAAACCACTTACTTGTTGCATTCTCTGCATTAACATTCTTTGGATAAACAACAAATGCTTTAGAAACCTTCTTGATATCTTCCACAATATTGTATAGCTCCAAATTGACCATAGAAAATTGCCCCAACATATCTTGCCTATTATCAAAATCTCAGTTAGTCAATTCATCAAACACATATAAGACAACaagtaagaagaaaagaaaaaaaacctaattcCGAAATTGCAAGGAGATAATCGAGGTAGGAATGAACAGTACCATTTGGGAACAGAATTAGTACGAGCGATGACATCGAAATCTTCAAGGATACGAGAAATGGCTTTGAATAGACCAATTGCTCTTGTTTTAACTGATTCTAGATTTAGTTGTTGTTGTACTCCCTGACTTAATCTCTCTACTACCactttctgttgttgttgttgagtttgatcttgacctggttgtggtggtggtggctgTTGGGGTTGGGACATTACCCCTCTTCCTGCTCCTACGTCCATGGTGGCTTTCTGGTTACAGGGAAGGAGGTTCTGGTATCTGAGTCTGAGTAGTAAATAAAAGAGAACAACAAAaagtaggaattactgtttagtccaaATTTTCATgatccagttaatggctagtccactcttgaaaaacatttactcccttggactagattatttactttctagtccaaaaactttgtggagattataaagtgtattgTCTGAATGCCTAAAACAtcc
This DNA window, taken from Papaver somniferum cultivar HN1 chromosome 3, ASM357369v1, whole genome shotgun sequence, encodes the following:
- the LOC113358691 gene encoding mediator of RNA polymerase II transcription subunit 8-like isoform X1 translates to MDVGAGRGVMSQPQQPPPPQPGQDQTQQQQQKVVVERLSQGVQQQLNLESVKTRAIGLFKAISRILEDFDVIARTNSVPKWQDMLGQFSMVNLELYNIVEDIKKVSKAFVVYPKNVNAENATILPVMLSSKLLPEMEVEDNSKREQLLIGMQNLPILKQIEKIKARIEMIGAACESAEKVIADTRKAYGLGARQVQSVVPTIDKVQAAKIQEQENLLRAAVNSGSRMQVDQRQLPASLPVHLIDVLTVGDGPQNFPDASGMYSKNTPTSNNVNSQGALLQSTAAQIIGRSIPSPGMTGAASFDNTTTSPLPYANSPRSGTNIMNAPSPQQQTQQQQLHQQQLQQQQQQQQLQQQQQLQRQKMMQQLPPHQQQLFAQQALRQNVGQGGVGQTQLSQQMHDLSGTSQKFQTMQYSQPLGNQQFQGRQLQSGQMQHAVGQNQLNQGNLRNHLSQLAGTANNALFSAAQSSPNSQMIPNMSSTIASQSLLPRTQYGLSGAHQQRNPSSLLNDQMFNMGAVNPGNMMTMQQKQQQQQQQQQQQQQQQQQQQQQQQQQQQQLGAQGGFGNLSGNTQNLQSGLLQQNPNFQQQNQQ
- the LOC113358691 gene encoding mediator of RNA polymerase II transcription subunit 8-like isoform X2, translated to MDVGAGRGVMSQPQQPPPPQPGQDQTQQQQQKVVVERLSQGVQQQLNLESVKTRAIGLFKAISRILEDFDVIARTNSVPKWQDMLGQFSMVNLELYNIVEDIKKVSKAFVVYPKNVNAENATILPVMLSSKLLPEMEVEDNSKREQLLIGMQNLPILKQIEKIKARIEMIGAACESAEKVIADTRKAYGLGARQVQSVVPTIDKVQAAKIQEQENLLRAAVNSGSRMQVDQRQLPASLPVHLIDVLTVGDGPQNFPDASGMYSKNTPTSNNVNSQGALLQSTAAQIIGRSIPSPGMTGAASFDNTTTSPLPYANSPRSGTNIMNAPSPQQQTQQQQLHQQQLQQQQQQQQLQQQQQLQRQKMMQQLPPHQQQLFAQQALRQNVGQGGVGQTQLSQQMHDLSGTSQKFQTIPNMSSTIASQSLLPRTQYGLSGAHQQRNPSSLLNDQMFNMGAVNPGNMMTMQQKQQQQQQQQQQQQQQQQQQQQQQQQQQQQLGAQGGFGNLSGNTQNLQSGLLQQNPNFQQQNQQ